Proteins encoded in a region of the Pseudomonas putida genome:
- a CDS encoding TatD family hydrolase has product MLVDSHCHLDRLDLSAHQGSLDAALQAARERGVGHFLCIGVSAENAGAVKALSEQYADVDCSVGVHPLDLAPGETPALEWLLRELAHPHAVAIGETGLDYHYEPEAAELQQASFRLHLEASRQTGKPVIVHTRAARADTLALLREASLPQAGVLHCFTEDWDMAKAALDLGYYISLSGIVTFRNADALREVARQVPVDRLLVETDSPYLAPIPYRGKPNLPQYVREVAEYVASLRGASYEQLAEQTTANFKRLFPLARVA; this is encoded by the coding sequence ATGCTTGTAGATTCCCATTGCCACCTCGACCGTCTTGACCTCAGCGCCCACCAGGGCTCGCTCGATGCTGCCCTGCAGGCGGCGCGTGAGCGCGGGGTCGGGCATTTCCTGTGCATTGGCGTGAGTGCCGAGAATGCTGGCGCGGTGAAGGCGCTTAGCGAGCAGTACGCTGACGTCGACTGCTCGGTGGGTGTGCACCCGCTGGACTTGGCTCCAGGCGAAACCCCGGCGCTGGAATGGCTGTTGCGCGAACTGGCCCACCCGCATGCAGTGGCGATTGGCGAAACCGGGCTGGATTACCACTACGAGCCGGAGGCTGCCGAGCTGCAGCAGGCCTCGTTCCGCTTGCACCTGGAGGCCTCGCGGCAGACCGGCAAACCGGTGATCGTGCATACGCGGGCGGCCCGTGCCGATACCTTGGCGCTGTTGCGCGAGGCCAGCTTGCCGCAGGCTGGCGTGCTGCACTGCTTTACCGAGGACTGGGACATGGCCAAGGCCGCACTGGACCTGGGGTATTACATTTCGCTGTCTGGCATTGTGACCTTCCGCAATGCTGATGCCCTGCGTGAGGTGGCGCGGCAGGTGCCGGTTGATCGGTTGCTGGTGGAGACCGATTCGCCTTATCTGGCTCCGATTCCGTATCGCGGCAAGCCGAACTTGCCGCAGTATGTGCGGGAAGTGGCGGAGTATGTGGCTTCGTTGCGCGGGGCCAGTTATGAGCAACTGGCCGAGCAGACCACCGCCAACTTCAAGCGGTTGTTCCCGTTGGCGCGGGTGGCCTGA
- a CDS encoding DUF1285 domain-containing protein: MSDSGKANDLLAQIPKAKGLPPVHLWNPDFCGDIDMRIARDGTWYYLGTPIGRKPMVRLFSTIIRRDGDDYFLITPVEKVGIRVDDAPFVAVALDVQGEGKQQVLRFTSNVEDQVEAGPDNPLRVVIDPVTQEPSPYVLMRSNLEALIHRNVFYQLVELAVPREIEGEEWLGVWSQGEFYPIGRSS, from the coding sequence ATGAGCGATTCCGGCAAGGCCAATGACCTTCTGGCGCAGATCCCCAAGGCCAAGGGCCTGCCGCCGGTGCATCTGTGGAACCCGGACTTCTGCGGCGACATCGACATGCGCATTGCCCGCGATGGCACCTGGTACTACCTGGGCACGCCGATCGGGCGCAAACCGATGGTGCGGCTGTTTTCTACCATCATTCGCCGCGATGGCGATGACTATTTCCTGATTACTCCGGTCGAGAAGGTTGGCATTCGCGTTGACGATGCCCCGTTCGTGGCTGTAGCGCTGGACGTGCAGGGCGAGGGCAAGCAGCAAGTGCTGCGCTTTACCAGCAATGTCGAGGACCAGGTCGAGGCCGGGCCGGACAATCCTCTGCGGGTGGTCATCGATCCGGTGACGCAGGAGCCGTCGCCGTATGTGCTGATGCGCAGCAACCTTGAGGCGTTGATACACCGCAATGTGTTCTACCAACTGGTGGAGCTGGCGGTGCCGCGTGAGATCGAGGGTGAGGAATGGCTTGGAGTATGGAGCCAGGGCGAGTTTTATCCGATTGGGCGCAGCAGCTGA
- the tmk gene encoding dTMP kinase, whose product MSGLFITLEGPEGAGKSTNRDYLAARLREHGLDVVLTREPGGTPLAERVRELLLAPSDESMAADTELLLVFAARAQHLAQVIRPALARGAVVLCDRFTDATYAYQGGGRGLSVERIATLEQFVQGGLRPDLTLVFDLPVEVGLARAAARGRLDRFEQEGQAFFEAVRQAYLQRAQRAPQRYSLLDAAQSLEAVQRDIDALLPGIVERCRG is encoded by the coding sequence GTGAGCGGCTTGTTTATTACTTTGGAAGGCCCCGAAGGCGCGGGCAAGAGCACCAATCGCGACTACCTGGCCGCGCGCCTGCGCGAGCACGGCCTGGACGTGGTGCTGACCCGTGAGCCTGGTGGTACACCGTTGGCGGAAAGGGTGCGCGAACTGCTGCTGGCGCCCAGTGATGAAAGCATGGCGGCCGACACTGAACTGCTGCTGGTGTTCGCCGCGCGCGCCCAGCACCTGGCGCAGGTGATCCGTCCGGCATTGGCCCGTGGGGCCGTGGTGCTGTGTGATCGTTTCACCGATGCCACCTATGCCTATCAGGGCGGTGGCCGTGGTTTGTCGGTCGAGCGTATCGCAACCCTGGAGCAGTTCGTCCAGGGCGGCCTGCGCCCGGACCTGACCTTGGTCTTCGACCTGCCGGTGGAAGTGGGCCTGGCCCGCGCCGCAGCCCGTGGCCGCCTGGACCGTTTCGAGCAGGAGGGCCAGGCCTTCTTCGAAGCCGTGCGCCAGGCGTACCTGCAGCGCGCCCAGCGTGCGCCGCAGCGCTACAGCTTGCTTGATGCCGCACAATCCCTGGAGGCCGTGCAGCGTGACATCGACGCTCTGCTGCCAGGCATTGTGGAGCGTTGCCGTGGCTGA
- a CDS encoding amino acid aminotransferase yields MSLFSAVELAPRDPILGLNEAFNADPRTDKVNLGVGVYCNEEGRIPLLRAVIEAETQRAAQHASRGYLPIDGIATYDQAVQKLIFGAESPLLAAGRVVTVQAVGGTGALKIGADFLKRISPDAVVAISDPSWENHRALFESAGFPVQTYRYYDAPTNDVNRGGMLEDLNALPSGSIVVLHACCHNPTGVDLNLDDWKNVLEVVKAKGHVPFLDMAYQGFGDGIAEDAFAVRLFAESGLEFFVSSSFSKSFSLYGERVGALSVVTASKDESTRVLSQVKRVIRTTYSNPPTHGATIVATVLNSAELRQMWETELGEMRQRIHGMRKQMVSLLAEYGANRDFSFVGRQVGMFSYSGLTVDQVARLKNDFGIYALDTGRIAVAALNQSNIHVVTKAIVEVL; encoded by the coding sequence ATGAGCCTGTTTTCCGCTGTCGAGCTGGCACCCCGCGACCCTATCCTGGGCCTCAACGAAGCATTCAACGCCGACCCACGTACCGACAAGGTCAACCTGGGCGTGGGCGTGTACTGCAATGAGGAAGGCCGCATCCCGCTGCTGCGCGCCGTGATCGAAGCCGAGACCCAGCGTGCCGCACAGCACGCCTCGCGCGGCTACCTGCCGATCGACGGCATCGCCACTTATGACCAGGCCGTGCAAAAGCTGATCTTCGGCGCCGAGTCGCCACTGCTGGCCGCTGGCCGTGTGGTCACCGTACAGGCCGTCGGTGGTACCGGCGCACTGAAAATCGGTGCCGACTTCCTCAAGCGCATCTCGCCTGACGCCGTGGTCGCCATCAGCGACCCAAGCTGGGAAAACCATCGCGCGCTGTTCGAGTCGGCCGGTTTCCCGGTGCAGACCTATCGCTACTACGATGCGCCGACCAACGATGTGAACCGCGGCGGCATGCTGGAAGACCTCAACGCCCTGCCATCGGGCTCGATCGTCGTGCTGCACGCCTGCTGCCACAACCCGACCGGCGTCGACCTGAACCTGGACGACTGGAAAAATGTCCTGGAGGTGGTCAAGGCCAAGGGCCACGTGCCGTTCCTCGACATGGCCTACCAGGGCTTTGGTGATGGCATCGCCGAAGACGCCTTCGCCGTTCGCCTGTTCGCCGAGTCGGGCCTGGAGTTCTTTGTTTCCAGCTCGTTCTCCAAATCGTTCTCGCTGTACGGCGAGCGCGTCGGCGCACTGTCGGTCGTCACCGCCTCCAAGGACGAGAGCACTCGCGTGCTGTCGCAGGTCAAGCGCGTGATCCGCACCACTTACTCCAACCCACCAACCCACGGTGCAACCATCGTAGCCACCGTGCTGAACAGCGCCGAACTGCGCCAGATGTGGGAAACCGAACTGGGCGAAATGCGCCAGCGCATCCACGGCATGCGCAAGCAGATGGTTTCGCTGCTGGCCGAATATGGCGCCAATCGCGACTTCAGCTTCGTTGGCCGCCAGGTCGGCATGTTCTCCTACTCGGGCCTGACCGTTGATCAGGTGGCCCGCCTGAAGAACGATTTCGGCATCTACGCCCTGGACACCGGCCGTATCGCCGTGGCCGCGCTGAACCAGAGCAACATCCATGTGGTCACCAAGGCTATCGTGGAAGTGCTGTAA
- the mltG gene encoding endolytic transglycosylase MltG yields the protein MRRKFLLLLEMGLILAGLALGWSAWKVNSVLEQPLHVTQERLLDVPNGTTPNRMFYRMQTEGLLDDAVWLRLYWRFNMAGTPLHTGEYRLTPGMTVEQLFDAWRRGDVVQYNLTLVEGWTFRQVRSAVAKHEKIKHTLEGLSDAEVMDKLGHTGVFPEGRFFPDTYRFVRGMSDVELLQQAYMRLDEVLAKEWAERTTDLPYRDPYQALIMASLVEKETGIPQERGQIAGVFVRRMRLGMMLQTDPTVIYGMGERYNGKITRADLREPTPYNTYTMTGLPPTPIAMVGREAIHAALNPSDGTSLYFVARGDGSHVFSDDLDDHNSAVREFQLKRRADYRSSPAPQQDTKPGVDDADDAQQPEPPAADEPAAQPAPDEPPVQDAPAGGAQAAERPTPDEQH from the coding sequence GTGAGACGTAAATTCCTGCTGTTGCTGGAAATGGGTCTGATCCTCGCCGGCCTGGCGCTAGGCTGGTCGGCCTGGAAGGTCAACTCGGTCCTGGAGCAGCCCTTGCACGTGACGCAGGAGCGCCTGCTCGACGTGCCCAATGGTACTACCCCCAACCGCATGTTCTATCGCATGCAAACGGAAGGGTTGCTCGACGACGCCGTCTGGTTGCGCTTGTACTGGCGCTTCAACATGGCGGGTACCCCGCTGCATACCGGAGAGTATCGCCTTACCCCCGGCATGACCGTCGAGCAGCTGTTCGATGCCTGGCGCCGGGGCGACGTGGTGCAGTACAACCTGACCTTGGTCGAAGGCTGGACCTTCCGCCAGGTGCGCTCGGCCGTGGCCAAGCATGAAAAGATCAAACATACCCTGGAGGGCTTGTCGGACGCCGAGGTCATGGACAAGCTCGGCCATACCGGTGTGTTCCCCGAAGGCCGCTTCTTCCCGGACACCTACCGCTTCGTACGGGGCATGAGTGACGTCGAGTTGCTGCAGCAGGCCTACATGCGCCTGGATGAAGTGTTGGCCAAGGAGTGGGCCGAACGCACGACCGACCTGCCGTATCGCGACCCGTACCAGGCGTTGATCATGGCCTCCCTTGTGGAAAAGGAAACCGGAATTCCGCAGGAGCGCGGGCAGATTGCCGGCGTGTTCGTGAGGCGCATGCGCCTGGGCATGATGCTGCAGACCGACCCGACAGTGATCTACGGCATGGGTGAACGCTACAACGGCAAGATCACCCGCGCCGACCTGCGCGAGCCTACGCCCTACAACACCTACACCATGACAGGCCTGCCGCCGACCCCGATCGCCATGGTTGGCCGCGAGGCTATTCACGCGGCACTGAACCCGTCCGATGGCACCAGCCTGTACTTCGTCGCTCGTGGCGATGGCAGCCATGTGTTCTCCGATGACCTCGATGATCATAACTCGGCGGTGCGCGAGTTCCAGCTCAAGCGCCGGGCGGACTACCGTTCCAGCCCCGCGCCGCAGCAAGACACCAAGCCAGGCGTGGATGACGCCGACGACGCGCAGCAGCCTGAGCCGCCAGCGGCGGACGAGCCGGCCGCGCAGCCAGCGCCCGATGAACCGCCCGTGCAGGATGCCCCTGCCGGCGGTGCGCAAGCGGCCGAACGGCCAACGCCTGACGAACAACATTGA
- the acpP gene encoding acyl carrier protein: MSTIEERVKKIVAEQLGVKEDEVTNEKSFVDDLGADSLDTVELVMALEEEFETEIPDEEAEKITTVQAAIDYVNSHKA; the protein is encoded by the coding sequence ATGAGCACCATCGAAGAACGCGTCAAGAAAATCGTCGCCGAGCAACTGGGCGTGAAGGAAGATGAAGTGACCAACGAGAAGTCCTTCGTCGATGACCTGGGTGCCGATTCGCTTGACACCGTTGAGCTGGTGATGGCTCTGGAAGAGGAATTCGAGACCGAAATCCCTGACGAAGAAGCCGAGAAAATCACTACCGTTCAAGCCGCTATCGACTACGTCAACAGCCACAAGGCCTAA
- a CDS encoding cupin domain-containing protein, translating to MKPSTLILFALLAAQTPAWAHGDVADQVTVLQQQQPSNAPGKTAVMLTVSYAPGEASPAHQHPGAVMAYVLEGAVVSKLNNEQEKTYKAGQYWYEAPGTVHSVSRNASKTQPAKLLVWSLVDEGKPVTEAPGQ from the coding sequence ATGAAACCCTCAACGCTCATCCTTTTCGCTCTGCTCGCCGCCCAAACCCCCGCCTGGGCCCACGGCGACGTTGCCGACCAGGTCACAGTCCTGCAGCAGCAACAACCCTCGAATGCCCCCGGCAAAACCGCCGTCATGCTTACCGTCAGCTACGCACCCGGCGAAGCGTCCCCTGCGCATCAGCACCCAGGTGCAGTGATGGCCTACGTGCTGGAAGGTGCGGTGGTATCGAAGCTCAACAACGAGCAGGAAAAGACCTACAAGGCCGGCCAGTACTGGTACGAGGCGCCCGGCACCGTGCATAGCGTGTCACGTAATGCCAGCAAGACCCAGCCTGCCAAGCTGCTGGTCTGGAGCCTGGTGGATGAGGGCAAGCCGGTGACCGAAGCGCCGGGCCAATAA
- a CDS encoding GTP 3',8-cyclase MoaA: MIVDRQGRRFRNLRVSLTAACNYACTYCVPDGKRLVAAQDELSADSLARGVAYLIEAAGVERLRITGGEPLISPRLDAFLAGVAKLDLDDISLTTNGQLLERKLPQLQAAGIRRLNVSLDTLDPQAFRRIARGGDLACVLAGMQQASTLGMQVKVNMVPMRGQNLDQVLPLLEYCLERGFELRFIELMRMGHLARDHNAFLQQFVGLDQLLTLIGGKHTYAQVDAPLDATALRYQIPGKGYFGVIANETVPFCRTCSRLRLSSTGWLHGCLSSGNRHFVGDLLEKPRHQALPALQRLLVKALADKQELAFSGGVTVMKVIGG; this comes from the coding sequence ATGATTGTCGATCGTCAAGGCAGGCGCTTTCGCAACCTGCGTGTCAGCCTGACGGCTGCCTGCAATTACGCCTGCACTTACTGCGTACCCGACGGTAAGCGCCTGGTGGCGGCGCAGGACGAACTCTCAGCAGACTCCCTGGCCCGTGGCGTGGCCTACCTGATCGAAGCTGCCGGCGTCGAGCGCCTGCGCATCACCGGCGGTGAACCGCTGATCAGCCCGCGCCTGGACGCCTTTCTGGCTGGCGTGGCCAAACTTGATCTCGACGATATCTCGCTGACTACCAATGGCCAGCTGCTGGAGCGCAAATTGCCGCAGTTGCAGGCGGCCGGTATTCGTCGCCTGAATGTTTCCCTCGACACCCTCGACCCGCAAGCCTTCCGCCGTATCGCCCGAGGCGGCGACTTGGCCTGCGTGCTGGCGGGTATGCAGCAAGCCAGTACCCTGGGCATGCAGGTGAAAGTGAACATGGTGCCGATGCGTGGGCAGAACCTCGACCAGGTGCTGCCGCTGCTGGAATACTGTCTTGAGCGCGGCTTCGAGTTGCGCTTCATCGAACTGATGCGCATGGGCCATCTGGCCCGTGATCACAATGCTTTCCTGCAGCAGTTCGTCGGCCTCGACCAGCTGCTCACGCTGATTGGCGGCAAGCATACCTATGCCCAGGTCGACGCGCCCTTGGATGCCACTGCCTTGCGTTATCAAATCCCCGGCAAGGGCTACTTCGGTGTTATCGCCAACGAGACTGTGCCGTTTTGCCGTACCTGCTCACGGTTGCGCCTGTCTTCAACGGGCTGGTTGCATGGCTGTCTGTCGTCAGGCAACCGCCACTTCGTCGGTGACCTGCTGGAAAAGCCACGCCATCAGGCGCTGCCAGCCCTGCAACGGTTGTTGGTCAAGGCGTTGGCAGACAAGCAGGAGCTGGCGTTTTCCGGGGGCGTTACGGTGATGAAGGTGATCGGTGGCTGA
- a CDS encoding DUF4823 domain-containing protein has protein sequence MRSLVLLLALMALGGCMNVSDMGEGVRYHMSDAGLLDHSETRRTLSIRLQPDSFIFIGQGAFVPPGKGPVPRQNAVAEQAFKSFVEYFPLVRRAQGPLGLEEAIAQARSVGADYVLYTRFARTDDRIGNGDEWYDEQAVDRVGWDSGVVQMMLIETNTRYLIDTARIKSRGGLLTFHDNTPEDLLGAPMREYARSLLGMSE, from the coding sequence ATGCGTAGCCTGGTCTTGCTGCTGGCGCTGATGGCGCTGGGCGGCTGCATGAATGTCAGTGATATGGGCGAGGGCGTTCGCTATCACATGAGCGATGCCGGTCTGCTGGATCACAGTGAAACCCGCCGCACCTTGTCGATCCGCCTGCAACCGGACTCGTTCATTTTCATCGGCCAGGGTGCATTCGTGCCGCCGGGCAAGGGGCCAGTGCCACGGCAGAACGCAGTGGCAGAGCAAGCCTTCAAGAGCTTCGTCGAGTATTTCCCGCTGGTACGCCGCGCCCAGGGCCCGTTGGGCCTGGAGGAGGCCATTGCCCAGGCGCGCTCGGTAGGCGCCGATTACGTGTTGTATACGCGTTTCGCGCGCACCGACGACCGCATCGGCAATGGTGACGAGTGGTACGACGAACAGGCCGTCGACCGCGTGGGTTGGGACAGTGGCGTGGTGCAGATGATGCTGATCGAAACCAATACCCGCTACCTGATCGACACCGCCCGCATCAAGAGTCGTGGCGGTTTGTTGACGTTCCACGACAATACCCCGGAGGATTTGCTTGGTGCGCCGATGCGCGAGTACGCTCGTAGCCTTCTGGGCATGAGTGAATGA
- a CDS encoding DNA polymerase III subunit delta', whose protein sequence is MAEAYPWQEALWQQLAGRSQHAHAYLLHGPQGIGKRALAERLMARLMCQRPLGLEACGECKSCLLLKAGSHPDNFVLEPEEADKPIKVDQVRELVAFVVQTAQLGGRKVVLIEPVEAMNVNASNALLKSLEEPSGDTVLLLVTHQPSRLLPTIKSRCQQVACPQPSLAQSQAWLAGALPDSDEAERDELLTLAAGSPLMAVSLQAQGVREQRALVTDGVKKLLKQQQSPSQLADAWNAVPLLRLFDWFCDWAHLILRYQLTQDEEGLGLADMRKVVQYLAQKSRQAKVLEVQAWILEQRQKVLGKANLNRALLLESLLAHWLQLPGAR, encoded by the coding sequence GTGGCTGAGGCCTACCCTTGGCAGGAAGCGCTGTGGCAGCAACTGGCTGGGCGCAGCCAGCACGCCCATGCGTACTTGCTGCACGGGCCCCAAGGCATCGGCAAGCGAGCGTTGGCCGAGCGCCTGATGGCCCGCCTCATGTGCCAGCGACCGCTGGGCTTGGAGGCCTGTGGCGAGTGCAAGTCGTGCCTGTTGCTCAAGGCTGGCAGCCACCCGGACAACTTTGTCCTCGAACCCGAGGAAGCCGACAAACCGATCAAGGTCGACCAGGTCCGTGAGCTGGTGGCCTTCGTGGTGCAGACGGCGCAACTGGGTGGGCGCAAGGTGGTGTTGATCGAGCCGGTGGAAGCGATGAACGTCAACGCCTCCAACGCGCTGCTGAAAAGCCTTGAAGAGCCTTCCGGCGATACCGTGCTGCTGTTGGTCACGCATCAGCCAAGTCGCCTGTTGCCAACGATCAAGAGTCGTTGCCAGCAGGTTGCCTGCCCGCAGCCCAGCCTGGCCCAGAGCCAGGCTTGGCTGGCTGGCGCGTTGCCCGACAGTGATGAGGCTGAGCGCGATGAGCTGCTGACCCTGGCCGCCGGTTCGCCATTGATGGCGGTTAGCCTGCAGGCTCAGGGTGTGCGCGAGCAACGCGCGCTGGTTACCGACGGGGTGAAGAAGCTGCTCAAGCAGCAGCAATCGCCCAGCCAGTTGGCCGACGCCTGGAACGCTGTACCGTTGTTGCGGCTGTTCGACTGGTTCTGCGATTGGGCGCACCTGATCCTGCGCTACCAGTTGACCCAGGACGAGGAGGGGTTAGGCTTGGCGGATATGCGCAAGGTGGTGCAATACCTTGCGCAGAAGAGCCGTCAGGCCAAGGTGCTGGAGGTGCAGGCGTGGATCCTTGAGCAGCGCCAGAAGGTGCTGGGCAAGGCCAACCTCAACCGTGCCCTGCTGCTTGAATCGCTGCTGGCCCACTGGCTGCAACTGCCCGGCGCCCGCTGA
- the fabF gene encoding beta-ketoacyl-ACP synthase II, whose amino-acid sequence MSRRRVVVTGMGMLSPLGTDVPSTWQGILAGRSGIGPIEHTDLSAYSTRFGGSVKGFEVEQYLSAKEARKLDLFIQYGLAAGFQAVRNAGLEVTDANRERIGVAMGSGIGGLTNIEETSRTLHDSGPRRISPFFVPGSIINMISGFLSIHLGLQGPNYAIATACTTGTHCIGMAARNIAYGEADVMIAGGAEMAACGLGMGGFGASRALSTRNDEPSRASRPWDKGRDGFVLSDGAGALVLEELEHAKARGATIYAELVGFGMSGDAYHMTSPPDTGEGAARCMANALRDAGIQPEEVSYINAHGTSTPAGDVAEVAAIKRVFGEHAYKLAVSSTKSMTGHLLGAAGAVEAIFSVLAINSQMAPPTINLDEPDEGCDLDFVPHQARSMPIDVVLSNSFGFGGTNGSLVFRRFAG is encoded by the coding sequence GTGTCGCGTAGACGCGTCGTGGTCACCGGTATGGGTATGCTGTCGCCACTGGGTACCGATGTACCGAGCACCTGGCAGGGCATTCTGGCTGGCCGCAGTGGCATCGGTCCGATCGAACACACGGACCTGTCTGCCTACTCCACCCGTTTTGGCGGCTCGGTGAAAGGCTTCGAGGTTGAGCAGTACCTGTCGGCCAAAGAGGCCCGCAAGCTTGACCTGTTCATCCAGTACGGCCTGGCGGCCGGTTTCCAGGCGGTGCGTAATGCTGGCCTTGAGGTCACCGACGCCAACCGCGAGCGTATTGGCGTGGCGATGGGCTCGGGTATCGGTGGTCTGACCAACATCGAAGAAACCAGCCGCACCCTGCACGATTCGGGGCCGCGCCGCATTTCGCCGTTTTTTGTGCCAGGTTCGATCATCAACATGATCTCCGGGTTCCTGTCGATCCACCTGGGTCTGCAAGGGCCGAATTACGCCATCGCCACCGCTTGCACCACCGGCACCCATTGCATCGGCATGGCCGCGCGCAATATCGCCTACGGTGAAGCTGACGTGATGATCGCCGGTGGTGCCGAAATGGCAGCCTGCGGCCTGGGCATGGGCGGTTTCGGTGCTTCGCGTGCACTGTCCACCCGCAACGACGAGCCAAGCCGTGCCAGCCGCCCGTGGGACAAGGGCCGTGACGGCTTTGTGCTGTCCGACGGTGCCGGTGCCCTGGTACTCGAAGAGCTGGAGCATGCCAAGGCCCGTGGTGCGACCATCTACGCCGAGCTGGTTGGCTTTGGCATGAGCGGCGACGCCTACCACATGACTTCGCCACCCGACACCGGTGAAGGCGCTGCCCGCTGCATGGCCAACGCGCTGCGCGATGCTGGCATCCAGCCGGAAGAAGTCAGCTACATCAACGCCCACGGCACCTCGACCCCAGCGGGCGATGTGGCCGAAGTGGCTGCGATCAAGCGCGTATTCGGCGAGCATGCCTACAAGCTGGCGGTCAGCTCGACCAAGTCGATGACCGGCCACTTGCTGGGTGCCGCGGGTGCGGTGGAAGCGATCTTCAGCGTGCTGGCCATCAACAGCCAGATGGCCCCGCCCACCATCAACCTGGACGAGCCGGACGAAGGTTGCGACCTCGACTTCGTGCCACACCAGGCGCGCAGCATGCCGATCGACGTGGTGTTGTCCAACTCGTTCGGCTTTGGCGGCACCAACGGCTCGCTGGTGTTCCGCCGGTTCGCCGGTTGA
- a CDS encoding TetR/AcrR family transcriptional regulator, with product MQKEPRKVREFRRREQEILDTALKLFLEQGEDSVTVEMIADAVGIGKGTIYKHFKSKAEIYLRLMLDYERDLNALLHSADVDRDKEALSRAYFEFRMRDPQRYRLFDRLEEKVVKGNQVPEMVEQLHSIRASNFDRLTQLIKGRISEGKLEDVPPYFHYCAAWALVHGAVALYHSPFWSNVLEDQEGFFQFLMDIGVRMGNKRKRDPEPTN from the coding sequence ATGCAGAAAGAACCTCGTAAGGTCCGTGAGTTTCGCCGTCGCGAACAGGAAATCCTCGACACCGCGCTCAAGCTGTTTCTCGAACAGGGCGAAGACAGCGTCACCGTCGAGATGATCGCCGACGCCGTGGGCATCGGCAAAGGCACGATCTACAAGCACTTCAAGTCCAAGGCGGAAATCTACCTGCGCCTGATGCTCGACTACGAGCGCGACCTGAACGCGCTGTTGCACTCGGCCGACGTCGACCGTGACAAGGAAGCCCTGTCGCGCGCCTACTTCGAGTTCCGCATGCGCGATCCGCAACGATACCGGCTGTTCGATCGCCTTGAAGAAAAGGTGGTCAAGGGCAACCAGGTGCCAGAAATGGTCGAGCAGTTGCACAGCATCCGCGCTTCCAACTTCGATCGCCTGACCCAACTGATCAAGGGTCGTATCAGCGAAGGTAAACTCGAAGACGTGCCGCCGTACTTCCATTACTGCGCCGCCTGGGCGCTGGTGCATGGCGCCGTGGCGCTGTACCACTCGCCGTTCTGGAGCAATGTATTGGAAGACCAGGAAGGCTTCTTCCAGTTTCTGATGGACATTGGCGTGCGTATGGGCAACAAGCGTAAGCGCGACCCGGAACCAACCAACTGA